A single window of Streptomyces sp. NBC_00464 DNA harbors:
- a CDS encoding AAA family ATPase encodes MTRLRLDGVRGFHGARACDLDFTRPDGSFAGWTVLAGHNGSGKTTLLRSIALALAGPERASRLDGEVEDYLSYGQSRGSLELSLITDTEADLGAPSVADPRTVKMAWAPGREPLSAEDTPPTRVRFLPDPGAKVANLLWSSSPPAGWFHAAYGPFRRLSGTGLFERDRQNPDRTEALRTLFEEQSALTESVVWLISLHTRRLEGEAGATEVLESVLALLNDELLPGDFRVEEVTSRGLWLRRADGEGPLVAQWRMSDGLRTVTALVLDVVRQMHAAYGALALRRDDIGRPYLPYRGVVLIDEVDAHLHVSWQQRIGEWFKTHFPAVQFIVTTHSPYICQAADPGGLVRLPSPDEEAPPEVVDEKEYGTIVYGTGDDAVLSDFFGLRSPFSRRAEELREQLADLEYEVAAGDADPETVRRFRNLRRTLASSQATYVEDSSLRARRRESGGS; translated from the coding sequence GTGACGAGGCTCCGGCTCGACGGCGTACGTGGTTTCCACGGTGCCAGAGCCTGCGACCTCGACTTCACACGTCCGGACGGGAGTTTCGCCGGATGGACCGTCCTCGCCGGCCACAACGGATCGGGGAAGACGACTCTGTTGAGGTCCATCGCCCTTGCCCTGGCCGGCCCAGAACGGGCCAGCCGTTTGGACGGCGAGGTCGAGGACTACCTCTCCTACGGCCAGTCCCGGGGGAGCCTGGAGCTGTCTCTGATCACGGACACTGAGGCTGACCTAGGTGCTCCCTCAGTTGCTGATCCGCGCACGGTCAAGATGGCGTGGGCACCGGGCCGGGAGCCGCTCAGCGCGGAGGACACACCCCCGACCCGCGTACGGTTCCTCCCCGATCCGGGTGCCAAGGTGGCCAACTTGCTGTGGTCCTCCTCGCCGCCGGCAGGCTGGTTCCACGCCGCGTACGGCCCCTTCCGTCGGCTCAGTGGCACCGGCCTCTTCGAGCGCGACCGTCAGAATCCGGACCGGACCGAGGCCCTGCGCACTCTCTTCGAGGAACAGTCGGCACTCACCGAATCGGTGGTCTGGCTCATTTCCCTCCATACACGCCGTCTGGAGGGCGAGGCCGGCGCCACCGAGGTGCTGGAATCGGTACTCGCACTTTTGAACGACGAACTGCTGCCCGGCGACTTCCGCGTCGAGGAGGTTACCTCGCGTGGCCTGTGGCTTCGGCGAGCCGATGGCGAGGGTCCGCTCGTCGCCCAGTGGCGGATGAGCGACGGTCTGCGCACCGTCACGGCATTGGTCCTGGACGTCGTACGACAGATGCACGCCGCCTACGGCGCGCTGGCACTGCGCCGCGACGACATCGGCCGGCCGTACCTGCCGTACCGGGGCGTCGTCCTCATCGACGAGGTGGACGCGCACCTCCACGTCTCCTGGCAGCAACGCATCGGTGAGTGGTTCAAGACCCACTTCCCCGCAGTGCAGTTCATCGTTACCACCCACAGCCCTTACATCTGCCAGGCCGCCGACCCCGGCGGTCTCGTCCGGTTGCCGAGCCCTGATGAGGAGGCCCCGCCGGAGGTCGTCGACGAGAAGGAGTACGGCACGATCGTCTATGGCACCGGCGACGACGCGGTCCTGTCCGATTTCTTCGGCCTGAGATCCCCCTTCTCCCGTCGTGCCGAGGAGCTCAGGGAACAACTCGCCGACCTGGAGTACGAGGTCGCGGCGGGGGACGCCGATCCGGAGACGGTGCGCCGGTTCCGTAACCTGCGCCGGACTCTGGCCAGCTCACAGGCGACCTACGTCGAAGATTCCAGCCTGCGAGCCAGGAGGCGGGAGAGCGGCGGTTCGTGA